The region TGACACCATCATGGCAGGTGCTTATAGCGCCACCGATATGGCCGCCGTCGCAGTCGGGACGTCGATTTGGCTACCCGCCATTCTTTTCGGCCACGGTCTGCTGTTGGCGTTAACGCCTGTTGTTGCACAGCTCAACGGTTCCGGCCGTCGCGATCGCATCTCTCATCAGGTACGACAATCTTTTTTCCTGGCCGCCATTATTTCTCTGCTGACAATGTTGGTGCTGTATCAGGGGGAATATGCTATCAATCTGATGAGCGACGATTCGCCGGAACTCGCAGCAAAAGCCATCGGCTATCTGCATGCATTGCTGTGGGGCGTTCCTGGCTATCTGTTCTACCAGGTGTTGCGCTGCCAGTGTGAGGGGCTATCAAAAACCTATCCCGGCATGATGATTGGATTCATTGGGCTGTTAATCAATATCCCGATTAACTATATCTTTATCCACGGTAAATTTGGCATGCCCGAACTGGGTGGCGTAGGCTGCGGTGTAGCTACTGCATCGGTTTACTGGATCATGATGCTGTTGATGATGTTTTATACCCGACGCGCCGCCTGGCTACGCGATATCCGCCTTCATCGCCCGACATTCCGGCCGGATTTTACCGTACTCAAACGACTGTTTGGCCTCGGTTTACCCATCGCGCTAGCCCTGCTTTTTGAAGTGACCCTGTTTGCGGTGGTGGCGTTGTTGGTGCTACCGCTAGGTGTCGTTGATGTGGCCGGTCACCAGATTGCCCTGAATTTTAGTTCACTGATGTTCGTTCTCCCACTTTCGGTTGGCGTCGCCACGACCATTCGCGTCGGACACCGTTTAGGGGAAGGATCGGTTGAAAACGCCCGCATTGCCGCGCACACCGGCATCATGGCCGGTGTGGCGTTAGCCAGCTGTACGGCAATTTTTACCACGCTACTGCGTGAGCCTATCGCCCTGCTCTACAATCAGGACCCTCTGGTGGTCGCAATGGCTTCTCAGCTCATGCTTTTAGCCGCCGTTTATCAAATATCCGATGCGGTTCAGGCTATCGGCAGCGGTGTACTGCGCGGTTATAAAGATACTCGCTCAATTTTTTATATTACGTTGACGGCATATTGGGTATTGGGATTACCGAGCGGCTATCTGCTGGCGTTAACCGATGTCATCGTACCGCGCATGGGCCCAGCGGGATTTTGGTGTGGTTTCATCATTGGTCTGACAGCAGCAGCCGTGATGATGGTGACGCGGATTCGCTTTCTTCAGCGCCAGCCGGCAGCGCAAATTTTAGCGCGAGCCGCCCGTTAGATAACGTTTCACTCTGTGCTCTACCCTAAATAATTCGAGTTGCGAGATAAAACGCTGGCGTTTTGAACAACGCCAAGGCGTTGACCCTTTAGGACGAGGCCCACGATGGGACGAGTATTTAAAGGCAGCCAACGCACAAGCCGCTTGAAGAATGACGGGTATCGTCGAAAAAAACGGCGGGATGGATATAAGCTCAGCAATCGCACCGGCAAACGCACAAAATTGCATTTTTCTTCTTGCCAGATTTCCCCTTGCTCGCTACTATTCGTCCCGCTGTCAGACAGGCAGCGCGGTATCTCAATGCGTTCATAGCTCAGTTGGTTAGAGCACCACCTTGACATGGTGGGGGTCGTTGGTTCGAGTCCAATTGAACGCACCATTTCTTGTTTTCCCTTCCTTTGTTCTATTCCTTTTACGTTGTCGTTTTTTCTTCGTCCTGTAATACAAAAAGCGTCGTTATTCTTGGTAGTTTACTAGCTCATGTTTTCTATCACACCCAATTAAGTAACTAAATTAACCTTTAAGTAACTAATTTCACACCCATTGTGCACTTTTTTGTTTCATCTGACCCGATTCAGCTAAAACTATTTAATAACCACGCATTATATAAGTGTATATAGCACCACGTTGGTATTCCTTGTTTTTTTACTTCTTAAAATCAGGATGTCAGGACACCGCTATGCACGATTATTTATATTTTTTGCTGGGTAGCTTCCCACTGTTGGTCATGATTGTTCTTATTCTCAAAATAAAAATGCCTATCCACCATGCGGTACTGATTACGCTGACGCTAACCGTCGCGATCGCTGCCCTATTCTGGCACACGCCACTCAAAACGTTGGGATTAGCAGCAAGCTATGGCGCGCTAAAAGGTCTATGGCCAATAATTATCGTTATTCTAGGTGCCATATACAGTTATAACCTGATGCAAAAAACACGCAGCATGGATGTACTGCGGGACGTACTTGCCAGTATCAGCGATGATAAACGTATCCAGGTATTGCTGATTTCATGGTGTTTTGGTGGTTTTCTCGAGGCGGCTGCGGGTTATGGCACCGCCGTTGCGATCCCCATCGGCATCCTTATCGCTCTGGGATTCAACCCGATGAAAGCGGCGATTGCATCACTGGTCGCCAATACTGTCCCCACAGCCTTTGGTGCCGTCGGTATTCCCGTTTCTATTTTAGCGGAGCAGGTTCACCTTCCAGTCACCACATTAAGCGCTACGGTTGTGCTACAACTGGCGTTATTCAATATCCTTCTACCCTTTGTCATCATCGCGATTATTGGCGGTGGCATTAAGGCCATTCGCGGCGTGTTTGCTATTACGTTGGTGTGCGGCGTGACCACGCTGGTGCCACAGTATATTGTGGCCGTCCACCTCGGCGCCGAATTGCCCGCCTTCGCCGGCAGTTTAGTCAGCCTGATTGCTGTTACAGCAATGGCAAAATGCCGCAAGAAAGAAACCGATACCGCCTACCTTATCGACAGCACGCAACGCGCTTCCCTATCAGGTTATTCCGCCAGTCAACTGCTGCGCGCCTGTGCGATTTATATCCTGATTTTTACCTTTATTCTGCTGTGTTCGCCGCTGTTCCCCACCATCAAAGGCGTCGTCTCTCAAATCGCTTCCGTCATTCCGTTTTATCTGACGGATACACAGGTGCTGAAATTGAAGATCGACTGGATTGCCACGCCTGGCGTTCTGATCATTATCGCCAGTCTGTTAGGCGGTTTTATACAGGGAGCAAAGCTGGGAACGATGTTGAATGTCTTCGTCAGCACGGTAAAACAGCTCAAAAATTCGATTATCGCGATTACCGCCATCGTCGCAATGGCGACGGTGATGGATGTCAGCGGGCTGATCGCCTCGCTGGCACAAACCATGGTGGATGTGACCGGTGGAGGCTACCTGTTTATTGCTCCCGTGATTGGGGCATTAGGTACATTCGTTACCGGCAGCGACACCAACTCCAACGTGCTGTTTGGCAAATTGCAAACCATGGCGGCGGAAAAGCTGCATGTCGACCCCGTCTGGCTGGCTGCGGCGAACACCGCAGGAGCAACCGGCGGCAAGATGATATCACCGCAAAGTATTGCGATCGCGGTGTCGGCAACGCGCATGGAAGGGCAAGGTAGCGCAATCATGTCCGGTACGCTGAAGTATTGCGGCGTCTACATCATCATTCTTGGGCTCAAGGTCGGCCTGGTCTACTACCTGTTTATGGCCTGATATCACAATAAAAATCCATCTACATTGAGTAATGGGAGTCTGTCGTGAATGTTAATTTTTTTGTTACCTGTATTGGTGACGCGCTTAAATCCCGTATGGCGCGTGATTCCGTGCTGCTATTAGAGCAGTTGGGCTGCAACGTACACTTTCCCGAAAAACAGTCGTGCTGCGGGCAGCCCGCCATCAACGGCGGTTATATCAACAGCGCCATTCCCGGAATGAAAAGCGTGATTGCCGCGCTGGAAGACAATGACGACCCGATCATTTCTCCAGCCGGTTCATGCATGAACGCCATCCGCCACTATTCCGACTATCTGGCTGATGAACCTGAATGGGTACTGCGTGCCGAACGCGTTGCCGAACGCATGAAAGACCTGACATCGTTCATCGTCAATACGCTTGGCGTGACGGACGTCGGTGCACGTCTGTCAGGAACGGCGGTTTACCACCCCTCCTGTAGCCTGTTTCGCAAGTTAGGTGTGCGCGAAGAACCTATCGCGCTACTCAATCACGTTCAGGATTTGCACTTACTGCCATTTAAAGCAGAAGAAACCTGTTGCGGCTTCGGCGGCACATTTTCGGTGAAGATGGCAGAAATTTCCGGCGAAATGGTGAAAGAAAAAGTCAGCCACATGATGGAGGTCAAACCCGACTACCTGATTGGTGCCGATGTCAGTTGCCTGCTCAATATCGGTGGCCGCATGCAGCGTGAAGGCCACCCGGTCAAGGTGATGCACATCGCCGAAGTCCTGATGAGCCGCTAAGGAGAGGATATGAGCCTAAAAACCAGTAATGTTAAATTCAAGGATCGTATTCAAACCCAGATTCACGATCCCATCATGCGTAAGGCGGTGGCCAATGCGCAGGAACGTATCGGTGCGAATCGTCAAAAAATGGTCGACGAGCTAGGCCATTGGGAAGCATGGCGCGACCATGCCGCTCAGATCCGCGAGCACGTACTTAACAATCTCGATGCTTACCTCTACCAGCTCTCAGAGAAAGTGACGGCCAACGGTGGGAACGTCTATTTCGCCAAAACCAAAGAGGATGCCACCCGCTATATCCTTCAGGTTGCTCAGGCCAAGCAGGCCAAAAAAGTCGTCAAAGCGAAATCGATGGTCACCGAAGAAATCGGCATGAACCACGTCTTGCAGCAGGCGGGAATTGAGGTGATCGAAACCGATCTGGGCGAGTATATTCTGCAACTGGATCAAGATCCGCCTTCGCATGTCGTCGTTCCTGCTATCCACAAAGATCGCTACCAGATCCGCAAGGTACTACACGAAAAACTGGGCTATGACGGGCCAGAAACCCCAGAAGCTATGACCCTGTTTATTCGTAAGAAGATACGTGAGGATTTTCTCAGTGCGGAAGTCGGCGTAACCGGCTGTAACTTCGCGGTGGCGGAAACGGGCTCGGTGTGTCTGGTCACCAACGAAGGCAATGCACGGATGTGTACCACGTTACCAAAAACGCATATTGCGGTGATGGGAATGGAGCGCATTGCGCCGACCTTTGAGGAAGTGGACGTCTTGATCACCATGCTGGCGCGCAGCGCAGTTGGCGCGCGTCTGACCGGTTACAACACCTGGCTAACGGGGCCACGGGAAGCGGGACACGTTGACGGGCCGCAGGAATTTCATCTGGTCATCGTCGATAACGGCCGCTCACAGATTCTCGGCTCCGCATTTCGCGATATTCTGCGCTGTATCCGCTGCGGTGCCTGCATCAACACCTGCCCGGCCTATCGTCACATCGGTGGACACGGCTACGGCTCCATTTATCCGGGTCCGATCGGTGCGGTCATTTCCCCCTTGCTGGGCGGCTATCAGGATTTCAAGGAATTGCCCTATGCCTGTTCGCTCTGCACCGCCTGCGACACCGTGTGTCCGGTCCGCATCCCCCTATCGTCGCTGATCCTCAAACACCGGCGCGTCATGGCGGAAAGCGGAATCACGCCAAAAGCAGAACAACGCGTGACGAAACTCTTCAACTACGTCAATAGTCATCCGAGGCTATGGAAGGTTGGAATGATCGCCGGAGCCCATGCCGCAGGCTGGTTTATTAAAAACGGTAAAACGCCCATTGAGATGGGTGCCATCAGCGAATGGACTGAAGCGCGCGACCTGCCGGATGCCGACGGTGAAAGCTTCCGCAGTTGGTTTAAGAAACATCAGGCAAGAGGAAGGAAATAATGGAAAATCGCGATAGTTTTCTGGCCGAGATTGCCCGCCAGTTTGGACGCCAGGTGCGCCACATTCCAGCGCCGCTCCCCAGACCAGCGAGCCACCATGCTCGCACCCGATTAACCGATCTAACCGTGCAACAGCGTTGTGATGCCTTTATCGATGTCGCGACTAACGTCATGCTGGCACACTGCGAAATCGTCAGTGAAGCCGACGCAGCGCAGGCAG is a window of Pectobacterium punjabense DNA encoding:
- a CDS encoding MATE family efflux transporter; translated protein: MQQYLTEARKLSALAVPVIIAQVSQTSMGVVDTIMAGAYSATDMAAVAVGTSIWLPAILFGHGLLLALTPVVAQLNGSGRRDRISHQVRQSFFLAAIISLLTMLVLYQGEYAINLMSDDSPELAAKAIGYLHALLWGVPGYLFYQVLRCQCEGLSKTYPGMMIGFIGLLINIPINYIFIHGKFGMPELGGVGCGVATASVYWIMMLLMMFYTRRAAWLRDIRLHRPTFRPDFTVLKRLFGLGLPIALALLFEVTLFAVVALLVLPLGVVDVAGHQIALNFSSLMFVLPLSVGVATTIRVGHRLGEGSVENARIAAHTGIMAGVALASCTAIFTTLLREPIALLYNQDPLVVAMASQLMLLAAVYQISDAVQAIGSGVLRGYKDTRSIFYITLTAYWVLGLPSGYLLALTDVIVPRMGPAGFWCGFIIGLTAAAVMMVTRIRFLQRQPAAQILARAAR
- a CDS encoding LutB/LldF family L-lactate oxidation iron-sulfur protein; the protein is MSLKTSNVKFKDRIQTQIHDPIMRKAVANAQERIGANRQKMVDELGHWEAWRDHAAQIREHVLNNLDAYLYQLSEKVTANGGNVYFAKTKEDATRYILQVAQAKQAKKVVKAKSMVTEEIGMNHVLQQAGIEVIETDLGEYILQLDQDPPSHVVVPAIHKDRYQIRKVLHEKLGYDGPETPEAMTLFIRKKIREDFLSAEVGVTGCNFAVAETGSVCLVTNEGNARMCTTLPKTHIAVMGMERIAPTFEEVDVLITMLARSAVGARLTGYNTWLTGPREAGHVDGPQEFHLVIVDNGRSQILGSAFRDILRCIRCGACINTCPAYRHIGGHGYGSIYPGPIGAVISPLLGGYQDFKELPYACSLCTACDTVCPVRIPLSSLILKHRRVMAESGITPKAEQRVTKLFNYVNSHPRLWKVGMIAGAHAAGWFIKNGKTPIEMGAISEWTEARDLPDADGESFRSWFKKHQARGRK
- a CDS encoding (Fe-S)-binding protein — encoded protein: MNVNFFVTCIGDALKSRMARDSVLLLEQLGCNVHFPEKQSCCGQPAINGGYINSAIPGMKSVIAALEDNDDPIISPAGSCMNAIRHYSDYLADEPEWVLRAERVAERMKDLTSFIVNTLGVTDVGARLSGTAVYHPSCSLFRKLGVREEPIALLNHVQDLHLLPFKAEETCCGFGGTFSVKMAEISGEMVKEKVSHMMEVKPDYLIGADVSCLLNIGGRMQREGHPVKVMHIAEVLMSR
- a CDS encoding L-lactate permease, with protein sequence MHDYLYFLLGSFPLLVMIVLILKIKMPIHHAVLITLTLTVAIAALFWHTPLKTLGLAASYGALKGLWPIIIVILGAIYSYNLMQKTRSMDVLRDVLASISDDKRIQVLLISWCFGGFLEAAAGYGTAVAIPIGILIALGFNPMKAAIASLVANTVPTAFGAVGIPVSILAEQVHLPVTTLSATVVLQLALFNILLPFVIIAIIGGGIKAIRGVFAITLVCGVTTLVPQYIVAVHLGAELPAFAGSLVSLIAVTAMAKCRKKETDTAYLIDSTQRASLSGYSASQLLRACAIYILIFTFILLCSPLFPTIKGVVSQIASVIPFYLTDTQVLKLKIDWIATPGVLIIIASLLGGFIQGAKLGTMLNVFVSTVKQLKNSIIAITAIVAMATVMDVSGLIASLAQTMVDVTGGGYLFIAPVIGALGTFVTGSDTNSNVLFGKLQTMAAEKLHVDPVWLAAANTAGATGGKMISPQSIAIAVSATRMEGQGSAIMSGTLKYCGVYIIILGLKVGLVYYLFMA